In Camelus bactrianus isolate YW-2024 breed Bactrian camel chromosome 28, ASM4877302v1, whole genome shotgun sequence, a single window of DNA contains:
- the CREG2 gene encoding protein CREG2 produces MSGPGGRRPGPRLSWLLCCGALLSPAAGYVIVSSVSWAVTNEVDEELDSASTEDALPALLEDSGSIWQRSFPASAHKEDPHLPPPAGAARARPPPAPPGMFSYPRESGARLRPGTARFLAHASAWGCLATLSAHEKIPGLPFGSCLPISDGPLDNSTGIPFFYVTPKDPVVADLMKNPMASLLLPESEGEFCRKNIVDPEDPRCARLTLTGQMIAVSPEEVEFAKQAMFSRHPVMRKWPRQYEWFFMKMKIEHIWLQKWYGGATDISREEYFKAVPRKA; encoded by the exons ATGTCCGGGCCCGGCGGCCGGCGGCCCGGGCCCCGCCTCTCCTGGCTGCTGTGCTGCGGCGCCCTGCTATCTCCGGCCGCGGGCTACGTGATCGTGAGCTCGGTGTCCTGGGCTGTCACCAACGAGGTGGACGAGGAGCTGGACAGCGCCTCCACCGAGGACGCGCTGCCCGCGCTGCTGGAAGACTCGGGCAGCATCTGGCAACGGAGCTTCCCGGCCTCCGCGCACAAGGAGGACCCGCACCTGCCGCCCCCGGCGGGCGCCGCCCGCGCCAGGCCGCCCCCCGCGCCGCCTGGGATGTTCTCCTACCCGCGCGAGAGCGGAGCGAGGCTGCGCCCAGGCACCGCCCGTTTCCTGGCCCACGCCAGCGCCTGGGGCTGTCTGGCCACCCTGTCCGCCCACGAGAAG ATCCCAGGACTGCCGTTTGGGAGCTGTCTGCCCATCAGTGATGGCCCCTTGGACAACAGCACTGGAATCCCCTTCTTCTATGTGACACCCAAGGACCCCGTGGTGGCCGATCTGATGAAGAACCCCATGGCCTCGCTCCTGCTGCCGGAATCAGAAGGAGAGTTCTGCAG AAAAAATATCGTCGACCCGGAAGACCCCCGCTGTGCCCGGTTGACGCTCACTGGCCAGATGATCGCAGTGTCTCCAGAAGAAGTAGAGTTTGCCAAGCAAGCCATGTTTTCAAG ACACCCAGTTATGAGGAAGTGGCCTCGTCAGTACGAATGGTTCTTTATGAAGATGAAGATAGAACACATCTGGCTTCAGAAATGGTACGGAGGAGCAACCGACATTTCCAGGGAGGAATATTTCAAAGCGGTTCCAAGAAAGGCCTGA